Part of the Streptomyces sp. NBC_01460 genome, CGACGCTCCGCCTCTTCGCTTTGCTGTGCGGTGTCTGTTCGAACACCGGCGCATCGCGCGGAACGTTACCGTATCGCGATCAGACAACCACTTCGACGCCCTCACCCGGCGCAGCGCCTGACGCCCGTTCGGACTCCAGAGCGTTCTGAAGGATCACCACAGCGGCAGCCTGGTCGATGACAGACCGGCCCTTCTTGGACTTCACGCCCGAAGCGCGCAGCCCCTGAGTGGCCGTCACTGTGGTCATCCTCTCGTCCAGGAGACGTACAGGAATCGGTGCGACGGCACGGGCGAACACCTGGGCGAACGCACGGACCTTCGCGGCCGCCGGGCCCTCCCCGCCCCCGAGGGAGCGGGGCAGCCCGACGATGACCTCGATCGGCTCGTACTCCTCGACGATCTGGCCGAGCCGCCGGTGGGCGGCCGGGACGTCACGTCCCGGCACGGTCTCCACCGGCGTGGCGAGGATCCCGTCGGGGTCGCACGAGGCGACCCCGATGCGGGCGTCGCCGACATCGATCGCGAGTCGGCGTCCCCGGCGCATCTGCGACATGTCGGGCGTCACGCCGTCTCGGTGACGAGGCGTTCGACAGCGGCGACGGCGTCACCGATGGCGTCCGGGTTCTGCCCGCCGCCCTGGGCGACGTCCGGCTTGCCGCCGCCACCGCCACCGAGGGTCTTGGCGGCGGCGCGGACCAGGTCACCGGCCTTGAGACCGCGCTCGCGGGCCGCCTCGTTGGTGGCGATGACGGTCAGCGGGCGGCCGTTGGCCGTGGTGAACAGGGCCACGACGGCCGGCCGGCCGCCCTGGATGCGTCCACGCACGTCGAGGACGAGCTTGCGCAGGTCGTCGGCCGTGGTGCCGTCCGGCACCTGCCCGGTGACGAGGGCGACGCCACGCACGTCCTTGGCCGACTCCACGAGCCCGGCGGCGGCGGCGAGCACCTTCTCCGCGCGGAACTTCTCGATCTCCTTCTCGGCGTCCTTCAGCTTGCCGAGCATGCCGGAGATCTTCTCGGGGAGCTCCTCGGGGCGTCCCTTGAGCAGTTCCTGGAGCTGGGCGACGACCGTGTGCTCCTTGGCGAGGAAGTTGTACGCGTCCACGCCGACGAGGGCCTCGATGCGGCGCACCCCGGAACCGATGGACGACTCGCCGAGCAGCTTCACCAGGCCCAGCTGGGCGGTGTTGCCGACGTGCGTACCGCCGCACAGCTCCTTGGAGAAGTCGCCGATGGTGACGACGCGGACCCGCTCGCCGTACTTCTCGCCGAACTCGGCGATGGCGCCCTGCTTCTTGGCGTCGTCGATGGACATGACCTCGGCCTGGACGTCGAGCTCCCGGGCGAGGACCTCGTTGATCTTCTGCTCGACGTCGGTCAGGACCGTGCCGGGCACGGCGGCGGGCGAGCCGAAGTCGAAGCGGAAGCGGCCGGGCGAGTTCTCCGAACCGGCCTGGGCGGCCGTCGGGCCCAGGGCGTCGCGCAGCGCCTGGTGGGTGAGGTGCGTGGCGCTGTGGGCGCGGGCGATGGCCCGGCGGCGGGTGTTGTCGATGGCGGCGAAGGCGGAGGCGCCGACCGTCACCTCGCCGACCTGGACCGAGCCCTTGTGGACCGAGACACCCGGAACCGGCTGCTGCACGTCGCGGACGGTGATGACGGCGCCGGTGTCGAGCCTGATCCGGCCCTGGTCGGCGAGCTGGCCGCCGCCCTCGGCGTAGAACGGGGTGCGGTCCAGGACGACCTCGACCTCGTCGCCCTCGGAGGCGGCGGGCGAGGGCACACCGTCGACGAGCAGACCGACGATCTTCGACTCGCCCTCGATGGTGGTGTAGCCGGTGAACTCGGTGACGCCGGAGTTGTCGGCGACCTCGCGGTAGGCGGACAGGTCGGCGTGACCGGTCTTCTTGGCCTTGGCGTCGGCCTTGGCCTTGTCCCGCTGCTCCTGCATCAGACGGCGGAAGCCGTCCTCGTCGACCGCGAGACCCTGCTCGGCGGCCATCTCCAGCGTGAGGTCGATCGGGAAGCCCCAGGTGTCGTGGAGCAGGAACGCCTTGTCGCCGGCCAGGACCTTGCCGCCGGCGGCCTTGGTCTCGGTGACGGCGGTCTCGAGGATGTTCGTGCCGCCCTTGAGGGCCTTGAGGAAGGCGGCCTCCTCCGCGAGGGCGACCGTCTCGATGCGCTTGCGGTCGGTGACCAGCTCCGGGTACTGCTGCCCCA contains:
- the ruvX gene encoding Holliday junction resolvase RuvX, translated to MSQMRRGRRLAIDVGDARIGVASCDPDGILATPVETVPGRDVPAAHRRLGQIVEEYEPIEVIVGLPRSLGGGEGPAAAKVRAFAQVFARAVAPIPVRLLDERMTTVTATQGLRASGVKSKKGRSVIDQAAAVVILQNALESERASGAAPGEGVEVVV
- the alaS gene encoding alanine--tRNA ligase — protein: MESAEIRRRWLSFFEERGHTVVPSASLIADDPTLLLVPAGMVPFKPYFLGEVKPPAPRVTSVQKCVRTPDIEEVGKTTRHGTFFQMCGNFSFGDYFKEGAIEFAWAALTNSVEDGGFGLDPERLWITVYLDDDEAEQIWREKIGVPAERIQRLGKKDNFWSMGVPGPCGPCSEINYDRGPEFGVEGGPAVNDERYVEIWNLVFMQYERGAGDGKEDFPILGDLPSQNIDTGLGLERLAMILQGVQNMYETDTLRVVMDKATELTGVRYGAEHGSDVSLRVVADHIRTSVMLIGDGVTPGNEGRGYVLRRIMRRAIRNMRLMGATGPVVRELVDVVVDTMGQQYPELVTDRKRIETVALAEEAAFLKALKGGTNILETAVTETKAAGGKVLAGDKAFLLHDTWGFPIDLTLEMAAEQGLAVDEDGFRRLMQEQRDKAKADAKAKKTGHADLSAYREVADNSGVTEFTGYTTIEGESKIVGLLVDGVPSPAASEGDEVEVVLDRTPFYAEGGGQLADQGRIRLDTGAVITVRDVQQPVPGVSVHKGSVQVGEVTVGASAFAAIDNTRRRAIARAHSATHLTHQALRDALGPTAAQAGSENSPGRFRFDFGSPAAVPGTVLTDVEQKINEVLARELDVQAEVMSIDDAKKQGAIAEFGEKYGERVRVVTIGDFSKELCGGTHVGNTAQLGLVKLLGESSIGSGVRRIEALVGVDAYNFLAKEHTVVAQLQELLKGRPEELPEKISGMLGKLKDAEKEIEKFRAEKVLAAAAGLVESAKDVRGVALVTGQVPDGTTADDLRKLVLDVRGRIQGGRPAVVALFTTANGRPLTVIATNEAARERGLKAGDLVRAAAKTLGGGGGGKPDVAQGGGQNPDAIGDAVAAVERLVTETA